The Elaeis guineensis isolate ETL-2024a chromosome 13, EG11, whole genome shotgun sequence genome includes a region encoding these proteins:
- the LOC140853136 gene encoding uncharacterized protein, protein MGTALLVIALEVRWGTTRVMQISTANPPLVLKSEDKLEDIMSDKNWMKLNDRASMEYINGVYSFLNFAFGQSTTIEENLEECNANSRDNLDEEENTDYDDLIGMVHDACAFINTDVERDDVNEGYEPQEPNSEAAAFYRLLKDTDKNLYPRCDKVSKLSFVVKLLHLKCSNNWSDTSMDKLLKVFKKVLPNGALVPNSFYEAKKLIQDLGLEYIKIDACLNDCVIYWGEHANAIICPVCNLSHWKYQGRTRNIPHKILHYFPLKPRLQRLYMSKITAKDMRWHEEKRINDGILRHPADSFAWKSFDDKYKSFSVDPRSVRLGLASDGFQPFGNMSTPHSIWPVVLIPYNLPPWQCMKDPYFMMTLLIPGPKCPENDIDVYLQPLIEELKELWDIGVETYDAHTRQNFNLHAAVLWTINDFPAYGNLSGWMTKRKLACPCCHKDTCSLSIRSKICYMGHHRFLPKNHSWRRNKRSFDGKYEYRDAPKVLTGDDVLDQLCKLKKVTFGKGQKRKRDDFNDVYNWRKKSIFFQLPYWKDLKLRNNLDVMHIARNVSSNILGIVLDIKGKTKDTLKGRFDLVDMNIRHNLHPYIENDKLKMPQILPVAIRGLLPKFVCEPLIELSNFFRNLCSKSLKVQDLKQLEDDIVMTLCKLETIFPPAFFDIMIHLPIHLASEAKIGGPVQYRWMYPVERYLNSVETKFNRVPRNDDGATSYQGLSIFAKNGCAKGAFKSYELNAQEFTQAQAYVLRNCEEVWPYIEEHKKELEEVSSRNVLARHHKEFPDWFYERVSKLKAKGKASEDLLSLAVGPFKIVHRYETYIINRFRFHARDRAIGQKSQNSGVLVKGDDTSADKEYYEVLEDIFELLVDNYGYISVNIHGSLNTNEPFVLASQAQQVFYVEDLVDSNWLVVVKTYPRDAYDVPSVDNDADDDDDDDSLIEDDVYQQEEQEQNFQYGQVMNNDELIGALHRDDLQPQSFSPNNDTNRENLTLDDFINDDEIEEEAKSETDDDQNNHDEYSSDEYSPDD, encoded by the exons GACATAATGTCAGATAAGAACTGGATGAAACTTAATGACAGAGCAAGTATGGAATATATAAATGGAGTCTATTCGTTTCTTAACTTTGCTTTTGGTCAGTCAACT ACAATTGAGGAAAATTTAGAGGAATGCAATGCTAATAGTAGAGACAATTTAGATGAGGAAGAAAATACAGATTATGATGACTTAATTGGAATGGTTCATGATGCATgtgctttcataaatactgatgtTGAAAGAGATGATGTGAATGAAGGATATGAACCCCAAGAACCAAATTCGGAAGCAGCAGCCTTTTACAGGTTGCTTAAAGATACCGATAAAAATTTGTATCCTAGGTGTGACAAGGTCTCCAAATTATCCTTTGTTGTGAAGTTActccatttaaaatgttcaaataattggaGTGATACATCAATGGATAAGTTGCTGAAGGTTTTTAAGAAAGTTCTTCCAAATGGTGCCTTAGTTCCAAACTCATTTTATGAAGCTAAGAAGCTTATTCAGGATTTGGGActtgaatatataaaaatagatgcATGCTTGAATGATTGTGTTATATATTGGGGAGAGCATGCCAATGCAATCATATGTCCTGTATGTAACTTATCCCACTGGAAATATCAAGGCAGAACGCGCAATATCCCTCACAAGATTTTACATTATTTTCCTTTGAAACCAAGACTCCAGAGGTTGTATATGTCTAAAATCACTGCAAAGGACATGAGATGGCATGAGGAGAAAAGGATAAATGATGGCATATTAAGACATCCAGCTGACTCATTCGCTTGGAAATCCTTTGATGATAAGTACAAGTCTTTTTCTGTAGATCCTCGGAGTGTTAGGCTTGGTCTTGCAAGTGATGGCTTCCAACCATTTGGAAATATGTCTACCCCTCATAGTATATGGCCAGTTGTTTTGATTCCATATAATTTACCTCCATGGCAGTGTATGaaagatccttattttatgatgaCACTTCTTATTCCAGGTCCTAAGTGCCCTGAAAATGACATTGATGTGTATCTGCAGCCTTTAATTGAAGAGTTGAAGGAGTTATGGGATATAGGAGTAGAGACATATGATGCTCATACACGACAAAATTTCAACTTACATGCTGCTGTCctttggactattaatgattttcccgCATATGGTAATTTGTCTGGATGGATGACTAAAAGAAAACTAGCTTGTCCTTGTTGCCACAAAGACACTTGCTCTCTTTCAATACGAAGTAAGATTTGTTACATGGGGCATCATCGGTTCTTACCCAAAAATCATTCATGGCGACGTAATAAAAGATCTTTTGATGGAAAATATGAATATAGAGATGCACCTAAGGTACTAACTGGTGATGATGTGTTGGATCAGCTGTGTAAGTTAAAAAAAGTTACTTTTGGGAAGGGTCAAAAGCGTAAGCGTGATGATTTTAATGATGTTTACAATTGGAGGAAGAAGAGTATATTCTTTCAATTGCCTTATTGGAAGGATCTGAAATTACGCAATAATCTTGATGTGATGCATATTGCGAGAAACGTTTCTTCTAACATTTTAGGAATTGTGCTGGATATAAAAGGAAAGACAAAAGATACATTGAAGGGCCGTTTTGACCTTGTAGATATGAATATTAGGCATAATCTTCATCCTTATATTGaaaatgataaattgaagatgccA CAAATACTTCCAGTTGCCATTCGGGGATTATTGCCTAAGTTTGTTTGTGAGCCATTGATTGAGCTAAGTAACTTCTTTAGAAACTTATGCTCAAAGTCGTTAAAAGTTCAAGATCTAAAACAGTTGGAGGATGACATTGTTATGACTCTGTGTAAACTTGAAACAATATTCCCACCAGCTTTCTTTGATATTATGATTCATTTACCAATTCACTTGGCAAGCGAGGCTAAAATTGGTGGACCGGTCcaatatagatggatgtatccagtTGAAAG gtatttgaatagtgttgaaaCAAAATTTAATCGAGTCCCACGAAATGATGATGGAGCTACTTCATACCAAGGACTATCAATCTTTGCCAAAAATGGCTGTGCAAAAGGAGCTTTTAAGTCTTATGAGCTTAATGCTCAGGAGTTTACACAAGCTCAAGCATATGTTCTTCGAAACTGTGAGGAAGTTTGGCCATATATTGA GGAGCATAAAAAAGAATTGGAAGAGGTGAGCTCAAGAAATGTCCTGGCTAGACATCACAAGGAATTTCCAGATTGGTTTTATGAACGT gtttcaAAGCTTAAAGCTAAAGGCAAAGCAAGTGAAGATCTTCTAAGCTTGGCTGTTGGACCGTTCAAAATAGTTCATAGATATGAAACTTACATTATCAATAGATTTAGATTTCATGCAAGAGATCGTGCAATTGGGCAAAAAAGTCAGAATAGTGGAGTGCTTGTAAAAGGAGATGATACATCTGCTGATAAAGAATACTATGAAGTGTTGGAAGATATTTTTGAATTGTT GGTTGACAACTATGGATATATAAGCGTAAATATCCATGGATCTTTGAACACCAATGAGCCTTTTGTGTTGGCTTCTCAAGCTCAACAAGTGTTCTATGTAGAAGATTTAGTTGATAGCAATTGGCTTGTTGTGGTAAAAACTTATCCACGTGATGCTTATGATGTGCCATCTGTAGATAATGAtgcagatgatgatgatgatgatgatagtttGATCGAAGATGATGTCTACCAACAAGAGGAACAAGAACAAAATTTTCAATATGGCCAAGTCATGAACAATGATGAGTTGATAGGAGCGCTACATCGAGATGATCTTCAACCACAAAGCTTTTCACCCAACAATGACACAAATAGAGAGAATCTGACATTAGATGATTTTattaatgatgatgagatagaagaagaAGCTAAAAGTGAAACAGATGATGATCAAAACAACCATGATGAATACAGTTCTGATGAATATAGTCCTGATGATTAG